In the Helicobacter colisuis genome, AATAATCTAAAAAATCAATCTTAGAATCACCCAAAAAAGTATTTTCTTCTAAATCTTTAACATCAATTTTTTTGTAACAATCCACCAAAAAAGCAATCTGTTGAAAAGTAAAAAATGAAATGGCGAGTGGCAAAAGAATATGAGGCAAAGGAATGCTAAAATCCAATTGAAAAAATTTAGAGAATAAATTAAAGTTTTCTAAGAAAAAGTCTGTATATTTAAAAAATCCGAGCAATACAAGATTAAAAAAGATTCCAAGATAAAGATAAAATTTAGCTTGATTATTCTTTTTAGAGAGGCTCTTTAGGATTAACAAAGCAATTCCATAGTTTGCAAAAATCGAAAACAAAAGGATTCCAAGATATTTTATCTCCCAAAAAGCATAAAAAAACAAGCTGCCAAGCGCCAAAAAAAGTTTTGCCAAAAAATTCTGTTTAAAATATTTTAAACCATAGAATCCTGCAAACATTACAGGCAAAAAAGCAAAAATAAAGATATAAGAACTAAATACCATCAAATATTCCTAGCATTTTTAACAATCTTTAAAGATTTGTTCAACAAAATCTTTAATATCCTCATAAATAAAACTCTCTTTAAAATCCTCAATTTTTCCACCACTTGCATTGGGATGTCCGCCTCCATTGAAATATTTCTTTGCTATTGCACTCACATCGCAATTACCATTTGCTCTCAAGCTCACATTTCCTCTTGCACTCACATCAAGAAAAAAATCAAAATCTGCGTGTGTTTTTAAAAATAAATTTGCCAAAACTGAAATATTGCCAATCCCATAGCTCAAAAAACCTCGGTATTTTTCACAATACAAACTACATCTATCTGTCTTTTGCCCTAAAAGCTCATTTTGAAAACGCGAGACAAGATTATCTAGCGTATCACTAAGCAAACTCCCCTTTAAGTAGCGTTTTTTCATTTCCAAAATTGCATTATCAAGCAAAATATGTCCCTTCTCATCTCCCAAAAAACAACTTGATTCTCGCAAAAGAGCAAGTTTATATGCCCTATCCTCATCATCAAACATAAAGCGATTAACTTCCTTGCATTCTACGATTAATCGCATCGCAACCTTGCCAAACTCAAAGGCAAAACCCTCTTCATTCCACAAATCAATGCTATTAATCATCTCCACCATAGGTTCTAGCCATACCCTCACACTCTCATCAAGCCCAAATCTCTCTAATAGCGTGTCATAGACTATCTTTGTGGCACATCGCTTCGTATCTAGCACATACCACTCAAATTTATTTGCACATTCTTGTCCGCTTTTGTGATGATCGAGCAATTCATAACTCACTTGATAACCATTTAAATTAAGCTCCAAAATCTCTTTTTTTAGTTCTTCGCATTCTTTTAAAGTCAAATTTAAATCGCTAATTAAAATATGTGATTCGACTTTATTTTTTCTAATATCCCTAAAAATCTGCTCCAATCTAGCCAAAACTTCCTTACCATAATTAGCATTATAAAAAAAGATTTGACTAGCCTTGCTTTTATAAAATTCATTGCTCACAAGCTGGCAACCATAGCCATCTAAATCAATGTGTGAGAGGTGAAAAAAGTGCATTTTTTTCCTTTAAACTGAGAAATCAATACTTCCCAAAATTTCAAATTTACTTTGATAATCAATCTCTGCCGTGCTTAAAACCACGATATTACGCCCAAAACCATATTGCTCCAAAAAGATTGCCAAAGGCTTTCTAAGCACCATAGGCACACCACCAATGATAGTTGGCACCGCCCCCATAGAAACCCCTTTTTGATAAGCCACATTAATAGCATCTAAAAGACTTTGCGATTCAGTAGGACTTAAGCGCAATCTTTGACCGATTTTTTGTTGATCGGGCAATTTTTCCAACAAAAACTGCTCCATAGTAGGTGAAAGCACAAAATAGCGTAAGATTCCGTCATCACTTTGAAAATTATGTGTAATTAAGCGTTTTAGACACGCCCTTACATATTCACTCAAAGTCGGCAAATCCGACTTGTATGCTGGATAACCATCAGCAATGGCTTCAGCAATACTTAGCATATCTTTAATAGGAATTTGCTCGTGTAATAATTCTTTTAAAATATGCTGGATACTTCCAATGCCCACGCCTTTAATCTCTTCTGCCAAAATTGGATAATCTTGCCCAAGTTTGCCAATAAGATTAGCAACTTCTTGACGCGTGAGCAATTCTTCGGCGTATTGTTTGATTAACTCTTGAATATGTGTTGAAATCACCGTAGCACCATCAATGATTGTATATCCTTCAATAATTGCATCTTCTTTTTTGTCTTCATTAATCCAATAAGCATCTAATCCAAAAACTGGCTCTTTGGTGGGAATACCATCAGGCAATTCCCCCACAAATCCGCTTGAAGCAATTGCCAAATATTTATCAACCATAATCTTGCCCCTACCAATTTCAATCTCTTTGAGCAAAATTTGATATTCATCAGGAGCAAGATTCAAATCATCTCTTAAATGAACCATAGGCACTAAGATTCCATAGTCTGTTGCCATAGTCTTACGAATCGCCCGAATCTTATTGACTAATTCTCCGCCCTGTGCAGGATCGGCAAATTTAATAAGTTGATAACCAAGCCCTACACGCAAGATTTTTACCTTTAATGCCTTGTCAATTTCAGCTTCTTCTCTTTTTTTGCGTTCTTC is a window encoding:
- a CDS encoding DHH family phosphoesterase is translated as MHFFHLSHIDLDGYGCQLVSNEFYKSKASQIFFYNANYGKEVLARLEQIFRDIRKNKVESHILISDLNLTLKECEELKKEILELNLNGYQVSYELLDHHKSGQECANKFEWYVLDTKRCATKIVYDTLLERFGLDESVRVWLEPMVEMINSIDLWNEEGFAFEFGKVAMRLIVECKEVNRFMFDDEDRAYKLALLRESSCFLGDEKGHILLDNAILEMKKRYLKGSLLSDTLDNLVSRFQNELLGQKTDRCSLYCEKYRGFLSYGIGNISVLANLFLKTHADFDFFLDVSARGNVSLRANGNCDVSAIAKKYFNGGGHPNASGGKIEDFKESFIYEDIKDFVEQIFKDC